The following proteins come from a genomic window of Sorghum bicolor cultivar BTx623 chromosome 3, Sorghum_bicolor_NCBIv3, whole genome shotgun sequence:
- the LOC8082417 gene encoding calcium-dependent protein kinase 2: MGNCCPGSGDAEPAPDASADPSSRLHSGGTSLKAGASDGSAPKPTKPPAPIGPVLGRPMEDVRSIYTVGKELGRGQFGVTSLCTHKATGERFACKTIAKRKLSTKEDVEDVRREVQIMYHLAGQPNIVELKGAYEDKQSVHLVMELCAGGELFDRIISKGKYTERAAASLLRTIVEIVHTCHSLGVIHRDLKPENFLLLSKDENAPLKATDFGLSVFFKQGEVFKDIVGSAYYIAPEVLKRNYGPEADIWSIGVIVYILLCGVPPFWAESEHGIFNSILRGQVDFTSDPWPRISPSAKDLVRKMLTSDPKKRISAYDVLNHPWIKEDGEAPDTPLDNAVMNRLKQFTAMNQFKKAALRVIAGCLSEEEIRGLKEMFKSMDSDNSGTITVDELRRGLAKQGTKLSEAEVEQLMAAADADGNGTIDYEEFITATMHVNRMDREEHLYTAFQYFDKDGSGCISKEELEQALKEKGLLDGRDIKEIISEVDADNDGRIDYSEFVAMMRKGNAEQNPKKRRDVVL; this comes from the exons ATGGGCAACTGCTGCCCGGGCTCCGGGGATGCGGAGCCCGCCCCCGATGCTTCCgccgacccctcctcccgccTCCACTCCGGCGGCACGTCCCTCAAGGCCGGCGCCTCGGACGGGTCTGCCCCCAAGCCCACGAAGCCGCCGGCGCCCATTGGCCCGGTGCTGGGCCGCCCCATGGAGGACGTGCGCAGCATCTACACCGTGGGCAAGGAGCTCGGGCGCGGGCAGTTCGGCGTCACCAGCCTGTGCACGCACAAGGCCACCGGGGAGCGGTTCGCGTGCAAGACCATCGCGAAGCGGAAGCTGTCCACCaaggaggacgtggaggacgtgcGGCGCGAGGTGCAGATCATGTACCACCTCGCCGGGCAGCCCAACATCGTGGAGCTCAAGGGCGCCTACGAGGACAAGCAGTCGGTGCACCTCGTCATGGAGCTCTGCGCCGGCGGGGAGCTCTTCGACCGCATCATCTCCAAGGGCAAGTACACGGAGCGCGCCGCCGCGTCGCTGCTCCGCACCATCGTCGAGATCGTGCACACCTGCCACTCCCTGGGCGTCATCCACCGCGACCTCAAGCCCGAGAACTTCCTCCTCCTCAGCAAGGACGAGAACGCGCCGCTCAAGGCCACTGACttcggcctctccgtcttcttcaaGCAAGGGGAGGTGTTCAAGGACATCGTCGGCAGCGCCTACTACATCGCGCCGGAGGTGCTCAAGAGGAACTATGGCCCCGAGGCGGACATCTGGAGCATCGGCGTCATCGTCTACATCCTCCTCTGCGGAGTTCCGCCCTTCTGGGCCG AATCCGAGCACGGCATCTTCAACTCCATCCTGAGGGGACAGGTGGATTTCACAAGCGACCCGTGGCCGCGCATTTCGCCGAGCGCAAAGGACCTCGTCAGGAAGATGCTCACCTCTGACCCCAAGAAGAGGATCTCTGCCTACGACGTCCTCA ATCATCCGTGGATCAAGGAAGATGGCGAGGCGCCTGACACGCCACTGGACAACGCTGTCATGAACAGGCTCAAGCAGTTCACGGCGATGAACCAGTTCAAGAAAGCCGCGCTGAGG GTCATCGCCGGATGCCTGTCGGAGGAAGAGATCAGGGGTCTGAAGGAGATGTTCAAGAGCATGGACTCCGACAACAGCGGCACCATCACCGTGGACGAGCTCCGGCGAGGGCTGGCCAAGCAGGGCACCAAGCTCAGCGAGGCCGAAGTGGAGCAGCTGATGGCGGCC GCCGACGCGGACGGGAACGGGACGATCGACTACGAGGAGTTCATCACGGCGACGATGCACGTGAACAGGATGGACAGGGAGGAACACCTGTACACTGCGTTCCAGTACTTCGACAAGGATGGCAGCGG GTGCATCTCCAAGGAGGAGCTGGAGCAGGCGCTCAAGGAGAAGGGGCTCCTGGACGGCAGGGACATCAAGGAAATCATCTCGGAGGTCGACGCCGACAAC GACGGGAGGATCGACTACAGCGAGTTCGTGGCGATGATGAGGAAAGGGAATGCCGAGCAGAACCCCAAGAAGCGGCGCGACGTCGTGTTGTAG
- the LOC8055268 gene encoding uncharacterized protein LOC8055268 produces the protein MDHEQRRQRQQHSPRGNAPGSGRCGTSSGKHKGGGGKGKKPIKVVYISNPMRVKTSAAGFRALVQELTGRDADPSKYSPEDLAGAADAAVAAADLDCGAAQGLSPGGAAASSETIVAIPSPAAADHLPDAAAEAAPYGGDYYDEGEDEDGFGSQLLENNYTVFSPPTLLYDHHPYSKFPFG, from the exons ATGGACCACGAGCAGCGGCGCCAGCGGCAGCAGCACAGTCCCAGAGGCAATGCTCCTGGGAGCGGGAGGTGCGGCACCTCGTCGGGGAAGCacaagggcggcggcggcaagggcAAGAAGCCCATCAAGGTGGTGTACATCTCCAACCCCATGCGCGTCAAGACTAGCGCCGCAGGTTTCCGCGCCCTCGTCCAGGAGCTCACCGGCCGCGACGCCGACCCCTCCAAGTACAGCCCGGAGGacctcgccggcgccgccgacgccgctgTGGCGGCGGCCGACCTTGACTGCGGCGCCGCCCAGGGGCTCAGCCCCGGCGGCGCGGCCGCGTCGTCCGAAACCATCGTCGCCATCCCCAGCCCTGCTGCGGCGGACCACCTGCCCGACGCCGCGGCCGAGGCCGCGCCGTACGGCGGGGACTACTACGACGAGGGGGAGGACGAGGATGGCTTCGGGTCGCAGCTGCTGGAGAACAACTACACGGTGTTCTCGCCGCCGACGCTGCTCTACGACCACCACCCGTACAGCAAG TTCCCATTTGGTTAA
- the LOC8055269 gene encoding leucine-rich repeat protein 1, whose product MAAAGAKAKAAGALALALVLALAGANSEGDALSALRRSLRDPGGVLQSWDPTLVNPCTWFHVTCDRDNRVTRLDLGNLNLSGHLVPELGKLEHLQYLELYKNSIQGTIPSELGNLKNLISLDLYKNNISGTIPPTLGKLKSLVFLRLNGNRLTGPIPRELAGISSLKVVDVSSNDLCGTIPASGPFEHIPLSNFEKNPRLEGPELQGLAIYDTNC is encoded by the exons atggcggcggcgggggcgaaGGCGAAGGCGGCGGGAGCCCTGGCGCTGGCGCTCGTGCTCGCGCTCGCGGGGGCCAACTCCGAGGGCGACGCGCTCTCGGCGCTGCGCCGCAGCCTCAGGGACCCCGGCGGCGTACTCCAGAGCTGGGACCCCACGCTCGTCAACCCCTGCACCTGGTTCCACGTCACCTGCGACCGCGACAACCGCGTCACCCGCCT AGATCTTGGTAATTTGAACTTATCCGGTCATCTGGTGCCTGAGCTTGGGAAATTGGAGCATCTGCAGTACCT GGAACTTTACAAGAATAGTATTCAAGGAACAATCCCTTCTGAGCTTGGTAATTTGAAGAATCTGATAAGCTTGGACTTGTACAAGAACAACATTTCAGGGACAATACCTCCTACCCTTGGGAAGCTGAAATCCCTTGTATTCTT GCGGCTCAATGGCAATCGTTTGACTGGGCCGATCCCAAGGGAACTCGCCGGAATATCTAGTCTCAAAGTTGT TGATGTTTCAAGCAATGATTTATGTGGGACAATTCCCGCATCTGGACCATTTGAACACATTCCTCTGAGCAA CTTTGAGAAGAACCCACGCCTCGAAGGTCCAGAGCTACAAGGCCTGGCCATATATGACACAAACTGCTAG